From the Pseudodesulfovibrio indicus genome, the window GCCCCTGCCGCCTGCGGCCCGCTTCGATCCGAGCCGCCCCGCGCCGGACGACGCCCGGTGTTTCGAGTACTGGGAGCGGTTCGACATGCTGGACAACGTGGCCGCGCACAGCCGCCTGGTGGCCGGGGTTGCCACCTTCCTGGCCCGCAGGGCGCAGGCCGTGGGCCTTGAGGTGGACGTCCCCACGGTGCGCGCCTCTGCCCTGCTCCACGACCTGGCCAAGACCTATTCCATCCGCCACGGGGGCAACCACAGCCAGCTGGGCGGGGCGTGGGTAGCCGAGCTGACAGGCAATCCGGTCATCGCCACTGGCGTGACCCACCACGTCTGGTGGCCCTTCCCGCTGGACCTAGACAGATATTTCACACCCCTGGCCGTGCTCTATGCGGACAAGCGGGTGAACCACAACGAGCTGGTCTCCATCCGGGAGCGGTTCCAGGACCTCATCAAGCGGTACGGGATTCCCATGAACCTCCAGGACCGCATCAACGCCACCGAGAACCAGGCCCTGCAGCTCGAAGAATTGTTATCCCAGACCCTAGAGGTAGACCTCAATGCATGTGATTTTGATAGCGGGCGGCTGGTCTGACGAGCGGGACGTCTCCCTGTCCGGCGCGCGGAAGATCCGCGCCGCCCTGGATGAACTGGGCCACGACGTCACCTTTTTCGACCCCGCGGACGACTTCAAGAACCTGCTCGCCGTGGCCAGGGGAGCCGACTTCGCCTTCATCAACCTCCACGGAACCCCCGGCGAGGACGGGCTGATCCAGGCGGTCCTGGACAAGGCGGGCTGCCCCTACCAGGGCGCGGGCGCCGGTCCCTCCTACCTGGCCCTGAACAAGGCTGCGGCCAAGGAGGTCTTCGAGGCCCACGGCATCAAGACCCCGGACTGGCAGCTCGTCACCCCCACCCAGGGGCGGGACACCGCGCTCGAACTTCCGCTGCCCGTGTTCGTCAAGCCGGACAAGGGCGGCTCCTCCCTGGGCATGTCCCTGGTGCGCCGCGCCGAGGACTTTCCGGCGGCCCTGGACAAGGTCTTCGCCATGTGCCAGTCCGCCCTGGTCGAATCCTTCATCCCCGGCGTGGAGCTGACCTGCGGCATCCTGGGCAACACCCCCCTGCCGCTGATCATGATCACCCCGCGCGACGGCTCGGATTTCTTCGACTACGAGAACAAGTACGCCGAGAACGGGGCCGAGGAGATCTGCCCGGCCCCGGTGGACGAGGAACTGAGCCGCTCCATCCAGGAGCAGATGCTCACGGCCCACGCCGCCCTGGGGCTGACCGGCTACAGCCGGGGCGACTTCATCGCCACCCGCGACGGCGCGACCTACCTGCTGGAGGTCAACACCCTGCCCGGCATGACCCCCACCAGCCTGCTGCCCCGGGCCGCGGCCCACGTGGGCTACTCCTTCACCAACCTGATCGCGGAGCTGATTCGGCTCGGTCTGGAACGGGCGGCCTAGATGGGGAAATCCGCCGTGGACATGGCCCTGGCCGCCTACGGGCTGGCCTGGAAGGCGGCCCTGCCCCTGCTGAAGTACAATTCCCGGCTCAAGGAGGGGTGGAGCCAGCGCACCCTGTCCGAGGGCGAACCCGCCCCGGCGGACCTGTGGATTCAGGCGGCCAGCGGGGGCGAGGCGTACCTGGCCTGGGAGGTTCTCAAGCACCTCGAATCCCCGTGGTCCCGCAGCCTGCGTGTGCTGACCACCACCAACACCCTCCAGGGCTTCCAGACCCTGCTTCGCGCCGCCGAGGAGATCAACGGCCGCAAGAACGGGCTGGCGGTCCAACCCTGGTATTTCCCCTTTGACGAACCAAACCTCATGCGCCGCATGGCCGCCCGGGTGCGCCCCAGGCTGGCCGTGATCCTGGAGACCGAGATCTGGCCCGGCTTCCTGCACGCCTGCAAGCGCCAGGGCGTACCCGTGCTCCTGGCCAACGGGCGCATGTCCACCAAATCCCTGGGCGGTTACCTCGCCTGGCCCGGCCTGTTCCGCGCCCTGGCACCGGACCGGATCATGGCCGTGTCCGAGACCGACGGGCGACGGTTCGGCACCCTGTTCGGCCGCGACCGGGTGTGGATCATGCCGAACATCAAGTTCGACCGCATGGGCGACGCCTCGCCCATGCCCCGCGCGTCCAACCCGCTCCGGGACCTGATCCCCGCGCGCGCCCCGTTCGTGGTCTTCGGCTCGGTACGCAAGGAGGAGGAACACGACGCGATCCTCCTGGCCAAAGGGCTGATGAGCAAACGGTCCGGCACGGTGCTCGGTCTGTTCCCCCGGCACATGCACCACATGGACCTGTGGCGGAAGGGCGTGGAGGGCGCCGGCCTGAACTGGACCCTGCGCTCCCGGCTGACCGGGCCCGCCGCTCCCGGCACGGTGGTCCTGTGGGACTCCTTCGGCGAGCTGGTCCCGGCCTACGGACTGGCCACGGCCGCCTTCGTGGGTGGCAGCCTGGCCCCCCTGGGCGGGCAGAATTTCCTGGAGCCGCTGACCAGCGGCGTGACCCCGGTCACCGGCCCGCACTGGAAGAATTTCGCCTGGGTGGGCAGGGATATCCTTGCGTCCGGCCTGGCCGTGGAGGCCAAGGATTGGCGCGAAGCCCTGGAATCACTGATTAAAATTATCGACGGGCCGCCCGCCCGCAAGGACGTGGCCGCAGCCGCGAAACAGTACATCAGAGACCGCCGGGGCGGCGCGGAAGCGGTCTCCAAACAGGTTGCCGATTTCCTCAAATAGGATTAAATACGCAACACGGTAGCAATGAGCGCGTTCCCTGAATGTCACGGCATCATCCCCGCCAGGTACGATTCCTCGCGGTTTCCGGGCAAGCCCCTGGTCGAGATCGGCGGCAAGCCCATGTTCTGGCACGTCTACTCGCGGGCCCGCGCCTGTCCCCACATGACCAGCGTCACCCTGGCCACCGACGACGAGCGAATCCTCGACGCGGCCCGGAAACTGGACGTCCCGGTGGTCATGACCCGGAAGGACCACAGCAGCGGCACCGACAGGGTGCTCGAGGCCGCGCGCGCCCTGTCCATTGACTCCGACGCGGTAGTGGTTAACATCCAGGGTGACGAGCCGTGCCTGGAACCGGACATGCTCACCGAGCTGGTGCAGCCCTTCGCCGCCCCCCGCGTCCGGGTCTCGACCCTGGCCACGGCCATAGGCCTGGAAGAGGCCCAGTCGCCGGACCGCGTCAAGGTGGTCCGGGCGGCCGACGGACGCGCGCTCTACTTCTCGCGCTCGCTGGTGCCCTTCGACCGCGACGAGAAGGTGCACGGATTTCTGCTGCACATCGGGCTCTACGCCTTCCGCATGGAGGCCCTGGAACGGTTCGGCGAACTGGACCCCAGCCCCCTGGAGCAGCGGGAAAAACTGGAACAGCTCCGTCTGCTCGAAGACGGCATCGATATTTACGTGACCGAGACGAACCACGTCTGCCACGGAGTGGACAGACCCGAGGACCTGGTCAAGGTCAAGACCATTCTGGAGAACCATTGATGAAAGCGATTCTTGCCCTCGAAGACGGCACAATTTTCAAGGGAACGAGCTTCACCGGCGAGGGCGAGGCCTCCGGCGAGGTCATCTTCAACACCGGCATGGCCGGATACCAGGAGATCCTGACCGACCCGTCCTACGTCGGGCAGATGGTCACCATGACCTACCCCCTGATCGGCAACTACGGCGTCAACCCCGACGACGTGGAGTCCGAGAAGGTCCAGGTGGGCGGCTTCATCGTCAAGGAATGCTGCAAGAGGCCGAGCAACTGGCGGTCCGTCATGTCCCTGCCCGAATACCTGACCCAGGTCGGCGTCATGGGCATCGAGGGCATCGACACCCGCGCCCTGACCCGCCACCTGCGCATCAACGGCGCCCAGCGCGGCTTCATGGCCACCGGCGACGTCGATCCCGCCGAGCTGGTCGAAAAGGCCCGCGCCATCGAGAACATGGAAGGCCTGAACCTTGCCGACCGGGTGTCCTGCGACAAGCCCTACACCTGGGACGGCAAGAAGCCCGTGTTCCTCGACGACATGAAGGACTTCGCCTGGAAAGGGACCGGCCCCAAGCTCGCGGTCTACGATTTCGGCATCAAGTGGAACATCCTGCGGCTGCTGGAAGCGCAGGGCTTCGA encodes:
- a CDS encoding D-alanine--D-alanine ligase family protein, with the protein product MHVILIAGGWSDERDVSLSGARKIRAALDELGHDVTFFDPADDFKNLLAVARGADFAFINLHGTPGEDGLIQAVLDKAGCPYQGAGAGPSYLALNKAAAKEVFEAHGIKTPDWQLVTPTQGRDTALELPLPVFVKPDKGGSSLGMSLVRRAEDFPAALDKVFAMCQSALVESFIPGVELTCGILGNTPLPLIMITPRDGSDFFDYENKYAENGAEEICPAPVDEELSRSIQEQMLTAHAALGLTGYSRGDFIATRDGATYLLEVNTLPGMTPTSLLPRAAAHVGYSFTNLIAELIRLGLERAA
- a CDS encoding 3-deoxy-D-manno-octulosonic acid transferase, with the protein product MGKSAVDMALAAYGLAWKAALPLLKYNSRLKEGWSQRTLSEGEPAPADLWIQAASGGEAYLAWEVLKHLESPWSRSLRVLTTTNTLQGFQTLLRAAEEINGRKNGLAVQPWYFPFDEPNLMRRMAARVRPRLAVILETEIWPGFLHACKRQGVPVLLANGRMSTKSLGGYLAWPGLFRALAPDRIMAVSETDGRRFGTLFGRDRVWIMPNIKFDRMGDASPMPRASNPLRDLIPARAPFVVFGSVRKEEEHDAILLAKGLMSKRSGTVLGLFPRHMHHMDLWRKGVEGAGLNWTLRSRLTGPAAPGTVVLWDSFGELVPAYGLATAAFVGGSLAPLGGQNFLEPLTSGVTPVTGPHWKNFAWVGRDILASGLAVEAKDWREALESLIKIIDGPPARKDVAAAAKQYIRDRRGGAEAVSKQVADFLK
- the carA gene encoding glutamine-hydrolyzing carbamoyl-phosphate synthase small subunit — translated: MKAILALEDGTIFKGTSFTGEGEASGEVIFNTGMAGYQEILTDPSYVGQMVTMTYPLIGNYGVNPDDVESEKVQVGGFIVKECCKRPSNWRSVMSLPEYLTQVGVMGIEGIDTRALTRHLRINGAQRGFMATGDVDPAELVEKARAIENMEGLNLADRVSCDKPYTWDGKKPVFLDDMKDFAWKGTGPKLAVYDFGIKWNILRLLEAQGFDMIVLPSHYTAAQVRELGADAVFLSNGPGDPAAVTTAVDAAKDLCGDYPVAGICLGHQILGLALGGTTYKLKFGHHGCNHPVIDLQTEKIEISSQNHGFCVDIEGLNFLEKTHMNLNDNTLEGFRHREKPILAIQHHPEAGPGPHDSRYFFARFRDMVRESTGI
- the kdsB gene encoding 3-deoxy-manno-octulosonate cytidylyltransferase — its product is MSAFPECHGIIPARYDSSRFPGKPLVEIGGKPMFWHVYSRARACPHMTSVTLATDDERILDAARKLDVPVVMTRKDHSSGTDRVLEAARALSIDSDAVVVNIQGDEPCLEPDMLTELVQPFAAPRVRVSTLATAIGLEEAQSPDRVKVVRAADGRALYFSRSLVPFDRDEKVHGFLLHIGLYAFRMEALERFGELDPSPLEQREKLEQLRLLEDGIDIYVTETNHVCHGVDRPEDLVKVKTILENH
- a CDS encoding HD domain-containing protein — translated: MPAEKNPPKTDGQHGAGLPLPPAARFDPSRPAPDDARCFEYWERFDMLDNVAAHSRLVAGVATFLARRAQAVGLEVDVPTVRASALLHDLAKTYSIRHGGNHSQLGGAWVAELTGNPVIATGVTHHVWWPFPLDLDRYFTPLAVLYADKRVNHNELVSIRERFQDLIKRYGIPMNLQDRINATENQALQLEELLSQTLEVDLNACDFDSGRLV